The proteins below come from a single Burkholderia sp. FERM BP-3421 genomic window:
- the metX gene encoding homoserine O-succinyltransferase MetX, with protein sequence MESIGIVAPQTMHFAEPLRLQSGSVLGNYQLVVETYGELNAARSNAVLVCHALNASHHVAGVYADDPRNTGWWDNMVGPGKPLDTNRFFVIGVNNLGSCFGSTGPMSLDPATGTPYGARFPVLTVEDWVHAQARVADAFGIERFAAVMGGSLGGMQAFAWSLMYPERVAHCIDIASTPKLSAQNIAFNEVARSAILSDPDFHGGDYYAHGVKPRRGLRVARMIGHITYLSDDDMAEKFGRALRRAEGALDAYNFNFDVEFEVESYLRYQGDKFADYFDANTYLLITRALDYFDPAKAFGGNLSAAVAHTRAKYLIAGFTTDWRFAPARSREIVKALLDNRRTVTYAEIDAPHGHDAFLLDDARYHNLMRAYYERIANEVGA encoded by the coding sequence ATGGAATCGATCGGCATCGTCGCTCCACAGACCATGCACTTCGCCGAGCCGCTGCGCCTGCAGAGCGGCAGCGTCCTCGGCAACTACCAGCTCGTCGTCGAGACCTACGGCGAACTCAACGCCGCGCGCTCGAACGCGGTGCTCGTCTGTCACGCGCTCAACGCATCCCATCACGTCGCCGGGGTCTACGCGGACGATCCGCGCAACACCGGCTGGTGGGACAACATGGTCGGCCCGGGCAAGCCGCTCGACACCAACCGCTTCTTCGTGATCGGCGTCAACAACCTCGGCTCCTGCTTCGGCTCCACCGGCCCGATGAGCCTCGACCCGGCCACCGGCACGCCGTACGGCGCGCGCTTTCCGGTGCTGACCGTCGAGGACTGGGTGCACGCGCAGGCGCGCGTCGCCGATGCGTTCGGCATCGAACGCTTCGCCGCGGTCATGGGCGGCAGCCTCGGCGGCATGCAGGCCTTCGCGTGGAGCCTGATGTATCCGGAGCGGGTCGCGCACTGCATCGACATCGCGTCGACGCCCAAGCTGTCCGCGCAGAACATCGCGTTCAACGAGGTCGCGCGCTCCGCGATCCTGTCGGACCCCGATTTTCACGGCGGCGACTACTACGCGCACGGCGTGAAGCCGCGTCGCGGCCTGCGCGTCGCGCGCATGATCGGCCACATCACCTATCTGTCCGACGACGACATGGCGGAGAAATTCGGCCGTGCGCTGCGCCGCGCGGAGGGCGCGCTCGACGCCTACAACTTCAACTTCGACGTCGAATTCGAGGTGGAGTCGTACCTGCGCTACCAGGGCGACAAGTTCGCCGACTACTTCGACGCGAACACCTACCTGCTGATCACGCGCGCGCTCGACTACTTCGATCCGGCGAAGGCGTTCGGCGGCAACCTGAGCGCGGCGGTCGCGCACACCCGCGCGAAATACCTGATCGCGGGCTTCACGACCGACTGGCGCTTCGCGCCCGCCCGCTCGCGCGAGATCGTGAAGGCGCTGCTCGACAACCGGCGCACGGTCACCTACGCGGAGATCGACGCGCCCCACGGGCACGACGCCTTCCTGCTCGACGACGCGCGCTATCACAACCTGATGCGCGCCTATTACGAACGCATCGCCAACGAGGTGGGCGCATGA
- the metW gene encoding methionine biosynthesis protein MetW has protein sequence MNPQALNALSARADFRAIARWVEPRSTVLDLGCGDGTLLSLLAEELDVVGYGIEINDAGVLASTRNGVNVIQQNLEDGLKLFEDHSFDFAVLSQTLQTIHQTAQILRETVRVGRECIVSFPNFGYWAHRLSVMQGRMPVSKSLPYQWHNTPNVRVLTIRDFEALAPEVGIEILDRVVLHDGQPIRWGVNWRGSLAVYRVKRR, from the coding sequence ATGAACCCGCAAGCGCTGAACGCCCTGTCCGCCCGCGCCGATTTCCGCGCGATCGCCCGCTGGGTCGAACCCCGCTCGACCGTGCTCGATCTCGGCTGCGGCGACGGCACGCTGCTGTCGCTGCTCGCCGAGGAGCTGGACGTGGTGGGCTACGGCATCGAGATCAACGACGCGGGCGTGCTCGCATCGACGCGCAACGGCGTCAACGTGATCCAGCAGAACCTCGAGGACGGCCTCAAGCTGTTCGAGGATCACAGCTTCGATTTCGCGGTGCTGTCGCAAACCCTGCAGACCATCCACCAGACCGCCCAGATCCTGCGCGAGACGGTGCGGGTCGGCCGCGAGTGCATCGTGTCGTTCCCGAATTTCGGCTACTGGGCGCACCGTTTGTCGGTGATGCAGGGCCGCATGCCGGTGTCGAAATCGCTGCCGTACCAGTGGCACAACACGCCGAACGTGCGGGTGCTGACCATCCGCGATTTCGAGGCGCTCGCGCCGGAAGTCGGCATCGAGATTCTCGATCGCGTGGTGCTGCACGACGGCCAGCCGATCCGGTGGGGGGTGAACTGGCGTGGTAGTCTTGCGGTCTACCGTGTCAAGCGCAGATAA
- a CDS encoding AmpG family muropeptide MFS transporter — MTKPQHDSAALNAHEGHAGWRAYLNTHMLICVFLGFTSGLPLFTLVYLVQAWLRSEGVNLKEIGLFALIQFPYTWKFLWAPLMDRFLPRLPGWRPGRRRGWMLVTQLLVAGAIAALGFVSPRDSIWTVAALTTLVAFFGASADIVIDAYRRELLRDTEQGLGNAVHVNAYKVAALIPGSLSLILSDHLPWDAVFALTAAFMLPGILMTFFVREPEVHGIPPKNLRDAVILPFREFIGRDGWRGALLVLAFIFLFKLGDTMATTLSTSFFLDIGFNKTQIGVLAKTTAFWASLAGGIIGGIWLMKIGIARGLWIFGVLQIVSTLGFAWLAKVGPSPVLMAGIYGFETFSTGLTLAAFTAYIASTTDPRYTATQFALFTSLASVPRTLASASSGFIVTQIGWFDYFLVCAALGIPGMLLLFKVAPWRGGDASPEAVRAG; from the coding sequence ATGACGAAACCGCAGCACGATTCCGCCGCCCTCAACGCTCACGAAGGGCACGCCGGCTGGCGCGCCTACCTGAATACGCACATGCTGATCTGCGTGTTCCTGGGCTTCACGTCGGGTCTGCCGCTGTTCACGCTCGTCTATCTGGTGCAGGCATGGCTGCGCTCGGAAGGCGTGAACCTGAAGGAAATCGGCCTGTTCGCGCTGATCCAGTTCCCGTATACGTGGAAATTCCTGTGGGCGCCGCTGATGGACCGCTTCCTGCCGCGCCTGCCCGGCTGGCGGCCCGGCCGCCGGCGCGGCTGGATGCTCGTCACGCAGCTGCTGGTCGCGGGCGCGATCGCCGCGCTCGGCTTCGTGTCGCCGCGCGACTCGATCTGGACCGTCGCCGCGCTCACCACGCTCGTCGCGTTCTTCGGCGCCAGCGCCGACATCGTGATCGACGCCTATCGCCGCGAACTGCTGCGCGACACCGAGCAGGGCCTCGGCAACGCCGTGCACGTGAACGCGTACAAGGTCGCCGCGCTGATCCCCGGCTCGCTGTCGCTGATCCTGTCCGATCACCTGCCCTGGGACGCGGTGTTCGCGCTCACCGCCGCATTCATGCTGCCCGGTATCCTGATGACGTTCTTCGTGCGCGAGCCCGAGGTGCACGGCATCCCGCCGAAGAACCTGCGCGACGCGGTGATCCTGCCGTTCCGCGAATTCATCGGGCGCGACGGCTGGCGCGGCGCGCTCCTCGTGCTCGCGTTCATCTTCCTGTTCAAGCTCGGCGACACGATGGCCACCACGCTGTCGACGTCGTTCTTCCTCGACATCGGCTTCAACAAGACCCAGATCGGCGTGCTCGCCAAGACCACCGCGTTCTGGGCCAGCCTCGCGGGCGGCATCATCGGCGGGATCTGGCTGATGAAGATCGGCATCGCGCGCGGGCTGTGGATCTTCGGCGTGCTGCAGATCGTCTCGACGCTCGGCTTCGCCTGGCTCGCCAAGGTCGGCCCGTCGCCCGTGCTGATGGCGGGCATCTACGGCTTCGAGACCTTCTCCACGGGCCTCACGCTGGCCGCGTTCACCGCCTACATCGCGAGCACCACCGACCCGCGCTACACCGCGACGCAGTTCGCGCTGTTCACGAGCCTCGCCTCGGTGCCGCGCACGCTCGCCTCCGCGTCGAGCGGCTTCATCGTCACGCAGATCGGCTGGTTCGATTACTTCCTGGTGTGCGCCGCGCTCGGCATCCCCGGCATGCTGCTGCTGTTCAAGGTCGCGCCGTGGCGCGGCGGCGACGCGAGCCCCGAGGCCGTCCGTGCAGGCTGA
- a CDS encoding M48 family metallopeptidase, translating into MTSWCAPRSASPACCCCSRSRRGAAATRAPRPSVQAELRRAARAACAGVTLLAATHALAGDAVAPADHAASPESPPQLRYGNAIAFRNLIPSPLLEQVTAAEYRQLVQGAAQNDRLLPAGNARVRRVSAIVGKLAPYSVKWNDRVRNWNWEINVIRSRTIRAACLPGGKILIDSGLLDRLRLSDDELGLLLAHEIAHALREHARASLGEQPPTIGANPMPSLFGLAAPLPAQIGNGERLAALRYDPTDETEADVIGGDIAARAGFDPRAAITLWDKLAAATRADKEDGFIYTHPYDARRRQDLLKRLGDLMPLYAKAIGKNLDTLPSYAGISAKRRRLVGR; encoded by the coding sequence ATTACTTCCTGGTGTGCGCCGCGCTCGGCATCCCCGGCATGCTGCTGCTGTTCAAGGTCGCGCCGTGGCGCGGCGGCGACGCGAGCCCCGAGGCCGTCCGTGCAGGCTGAACTGCGGCGTGCCGCCCGGGCCGCCTGCGCCGGTGTCACGCTGTTGGCGGCCACGCACGCGCTGGCGGGCGACGCCGTCGCGCCGGCCGACCACGCGGCCTCGCCGGAATCCCCGCCGCAGCTCCGCTACGGCAATGCGATCGCGTTCCGCAACCTGATTCCGTCGCCGCTGCTCGAACAGGTCACGGCGGCCGAATACCGCCAGCTCGTGCAGGGCGCAGCGCAAAACGATCGCCTGCTGCCCGCGGGCAATGCCCGGGTCCGGCGCGTGTCCGCGATCGTCGGGAAGCTCGCGCCGTATTCGGTGAAATGGAACGACCGGGTCCGGAACTGGAACTGGGAAATCAACGTGATCCGCTCGCGCACGATCCGCGCGGCCTGCCTGCCCGGCGGCAAGATCCTGATCGACAGCGGCCTGCTCGACCGGCTGCGCCTCAGCGACGACGAACTCGGCCTGCTGCTCGCGCATGAGATCGCCCATGCGCTGCGCGAGCATGCGCGCGCCAGCCTCGGCGAGCAGCCGCCCACCATCGGCGCGAATCCGATGCCGTCGCTGTTCGGGCTCGCGGCGCCGTTGCCCGCGCAGATCGGCAACGGCGAGCGGCTCGCGGCGCTGCGCTACGATCCGACCGACGAGACCGAGGCCGACGTGATCGGCGGCGACATCGCCGCGCGCGCGGGCTTCGATCCGCGCGCCGCCATCACGCTGTGGGACAAGCTCGCCGCCGCGACCCGCGCGGACAAGGAAGACGGCTTCATCTACACCCACCCCTACGATGCGCGCCGCCGGCAGGATCTGCTCAAGCGCCTGGGCGACCTGATGCCGCTCTACGCGAAGGCCATCGGCAAGAATCTCGACACGCTGCCGAGCTACGCGGGCATCAGCGCGAAGCGCCGCCGTCTCGTCGGCCGCTGA
- a CDS encoding AraC family transcriptional regulator, whose product MSFQTLSSDDGAHAQRRMIELLTRLAPREGFTQASLEGVYFIRADRPMPRRPVLYEPSIIVVCQGRKHGYLGEQTFVYDPRQYLVLSVPLPFECETQATPDEPFLAISIRVDLSVIAELAILLDETHGAIAAEPRGVYSTPLDTPLADAVLRLLEALASPADTRVLGPSIMREIGYRVLTGEQGDAIRAALAQQHHFGRIAKTLRRIHANLEQDLDVETLAREAGMSLAAFHAQFKSVTATSPMQYVKAARLHQARLMMVQDGVSAGAAAARVGYASASQFSREFKRLFGRNPSEELRWAQAGGERPLALDPSR is encoded by the coding sequence ATGAGCTTTCAAACCCTTTCCTCCGACGATGGCGCGCACGCGCAGCGCCGCATGATCGAACTGCTCACGCGGCTCGCCCCTCGCGAGGGGTTCACGCAGGCGTCGCTCGAAGGCGTGTACTTCATCCGCGCCGACCGCCCGATGCCGCGCCGGCCCGTGCTGTACGAGCCGAGCATCATCGTGGTGTGCCAGGGGCGCAAGCACGGCTATCTCGGCGAACAGACCTTCGTGTACGACCCGCGGCAGTATCTGGTGCTGTCGGTGCCGCTGCCGTTCGAGTGCGAAACCCAGGCCACGCCGGACGAGCCGTTTCTCGCGATCTCGATCCGCGTCGATCTGTCGGTGATCGCCGAGCTGGCGATCCTGCTCGACGAAACCCACGGCGCGATCGCCGCCGAGCCGCGCGGCGTCTACTCGACGCCGCTCGACACGCCGCTCGCCGACGCGGTGCTGCGCCTCCTGGAGGCGCTCGCCTCGCCCGCCGATACGCGCGTGCTGGGGCCGTCGATCATGCGCGAGATCGGTTACCGCGTGCTGACGGGCGAGCAGGGCGACGCGATCCGCGCGGCGCTCGCGCAGCAGCATCATTTCGGCCGGATCGCGAAGACGCTGCGGCGGATCCACGCGAACCTGGAGCAGGATCTCGACGTCGAGACGCTCGCGCGCGAGGCCGGCATGAGCCTCGCGGCCTTTCATGCGCAATTCAAGAGCGTGACCGCGACCTCGCCGATGCAATACGTGAAGGCGGCGCGCCTGCATCAGGCGCGGCTCATGATGGTGCAGGACGGCGTGAGCGCGGGCGCGGCGGCGGCGCGGGTCGGCTATGCGAGCGCGTCGCAGTTCAGCCGCGAGTTCAAGCGGCTGTTCGGCCGCAATCCGAGCGAGGAGTTGCGCTGGGCGCAGGCGGGCGGCGAGCGGCCGCTCGCGCTCGATCCGTCCCGCTGA
- a CDS encoding NAD(P)-dependent alcohol dehydrogenase yields the protein MSPIQAYAAADARTPLAPFSFEPRALRELDVQIEILYCGVCHSDLHQARNEWRNTIYPVVPGHEIVGRITATGADVSRFKMGDLVGVGCLVDACRTCPSCAEGLEQYCENGFVGTYNGRDRLTGATTYGGYASQIIVDEAFVLRVPDTLDPAGAAPLLCAGITTYSPLRQWGAGPGKKVGIVGLGGLGHMGVKLARAMGAHVVLFTTSPSKIEDGKRLGAHEVVISKDDAQMNAHLNSFDLIVNTVAAPHDLNPFLNLLKRDGTLTLVGAPEHDHPSPQVFNLIFKRRRLAGSLIGGIAETQEMLDFCAQHGITSEIEVIPMQQINTAYERMLKSDVKYRFVVDLASLKTQQAA from the coding sequence ATGTCCCCCATTCAAGCCTACGCGGCGGCCGACGCCCGCACGCCGCTCGCCCCGTTCTCGTTCGAGCCGCGCGCGCTGCGCGAACTCGACGTGCAGATCGAGATCCTGTACTGCGGCGTCTGCCATTCCGATCTTCACCAGGCGCGCAACGAATGGCGCAACACGATCTACCCGGTGGTGCCGGGCCATGAGATCGTCGGCCGGATCACGGCGACGGGCGCGGACGTGTCGCGCTTCAAGATGGGCGACCTGGTCGGCGTCGGCTGCCTGGTCGATGCGTGCCGCACCTGCCCGAGCTGCGCCGAGGGCCTCGAACAGTATTGCGAGAACGGCTTCGTCGGCACCTACAACGGCCGGGACCGCCTGACGGGCGCGACCACCTATGGCGGCTACGCGTCGCAGATCATCGTCGACGAGGCGTTCGTGCTGCGCGTGCCCGACACGCTCGACCCCGCGGGCGCCGCGCCGCTGCTGTGCGCGGGCATCACGACCTACTCGCCGCTGCGTCAATGGGGCGCGGGGCCGGGCAAGAAGGTGGGCATCGTCGGTCTCGGCGGCCTCGGCCACATGGGCGTCAAGCTCGCCCGCGCGATGGGCGCGCACGTCGTGCTGTTCACGACCTCGCCGTCGAAGATCGAGGACGGCAAGCGCCTCGGCGCGCACGAAGTGGTGATCTCGAAGGACGACGCGCAGATGAACGCGCACCTGAACAGCTTCGACCTGATCGTCAACACCGTGGCCGCGCCGCACGACCTGAATCCGTTCCTGAACCTGCTCAAGCGCGACGGCACGCTGACGCTGGTCGGCGCGCCCGAGCACGATCATCCGTCGCCGCAGGTGTTCAACCTGATCTTCAAGCGCCGCCGCCTCGCCGGCTCGCTGATCGGCGGCATCGCCGAAACGCAGGAGATGCTCGATTTCTGCGCGCAGCACGGCATCACGTCGGAGATCGAGGTGATTCCGATGCAGCAGATCAACACGGCCTACGAACGGATGCTGAAGAGCGACGTGAAGTATCGGTTCGTGGTCGATCTCGCGT